The following nucleotide sequence is from Drosophila takahashii strain IR98-3 E-12201 chromosome 3L, DtakHiC1v2, whole genome shotgun sequence.
TGTGTTCAATTTTGGTATGACGAGATCGGTTCCTACAACTATGGATCAGCGAGATATAGCACGGCTACTGGACATTTTACCGCCTTGGTTTGGAAGTCTTCGAGAAAACTGGGTCATGGTCAAGCCAGGGACGGAAAAGGAATCTACTACGTGGTAGCAAGATATACTCCCAAAGGAAACGTTAGTGGGCGGTTCAAAGAAAATGTTCTCGCCGCAAGTGGGTAGGGTTGAGTATATGACTTCTAGTCATTCTGGTAAATTTACCATTCCCATGTAATAGCATATCATGCTAAAGAAAGTAAATTCCGCAATGGTATTGGCAAGCATTTTTATTAGAAAGTAATGCAAATTATTGTAATTTCTATACTCTATTCTGTGGATTCCATTTTTAGAACAAATTTTTCCATTATCGCGTTGAGGCGCTTCCGCTCTttaagctgctgctgcattaaATCAGATATCTGGGAACCCAAAGCTAATAATGCCTCTGTATTGGCTTCAGATCGTTGGGCATTCAAGCGGGTTTGCCTATTCAAGTCACGCAGTTCCTTTGCTATGTCCATGAGGACCGGAACAGAGCTCTCCTGCTCGGTTTCGAAAGGACTTTCTTCTTCAAGCTTTCTTTTCTTGGGCGTAGTAGTTTTTGCAGTGTAGTTGCTAAAGCGCTGCTCTAACTTAACAGCCGAACTTCTAGTTTGGATGGGATTGCTGCAatcttcctcctcctcatcctcatagtcttctataaaaatattactaatttagatatttttactaTGGAAATCTCTGTAATATTATCACCATTATCTGTCACCGTGGCGTCGTCGTGATCAGTTTTAATGCTTCGCAGGGAGACGCCTTGCGATGTTTCGGACTGCGTTTTGGATGGTCGTGCTTCCACAATGGTGTCTGCCATGTCGTACAGGTCACAAATCACGGCCACTGCATCCTCCAGGGGAGTGAGGGTGTCCTGATACAGGGATCCCTTGCCACTGGCCTTTGAGTCCTCCAGCCGGTTGTTGGTAATCTTCTTGCGAATGCAGCTCTTCCAATCCTTCCAAACCTATGAAAACGGAGGAGTTTAAAAGGTTTCTTTAAAGAAAGGTTTTTTGAGGATCACCTACCCTTTTCCATTCGCAGGCCTCCTTGACAGGTGGACCCACACTGTTCAGCTCCTTGGACAATCTCCTCCAGGCCGCTTCCGCCGCCTGCTTGTCGCCCTTTAGGTAGTTTTTCGAGATGATGGGATGCCGCTCCATGAATGCGACGAAAATTGCATCCTGTTGTGCGGTTCTGTGCTTACCCCTGTTTGAAATTATCAAATAAAGTTAGTTTATGTATTACCTTTTCATAGCTGACTCTACTTACATTACTTCGACTTAAAATTGCGTATACACAATGCACacgattcttttttttcctaactacagtaaataatttaatattttgtataattttctgTTGACAATTGAGAGCATTTGGCTGCTCTTtgaaaagtacaaaaataTCTCAGATACTTTTGTAAATATACCAAATTTGTAGTGCTCACATAGACTCAAACCATTGAAGGTACCTTTTCCATAGACACAAACCATCTTTtagaattttgtatttaaaatttgtaaaatgtgtgtCCTTAAAATTCGTTTGcccattcttaaaaaatgtttaattttccaaaaaatttaatttagtttgttTAACAATATTCGATTACCCTCTTAAAACATCTTAGCTTAGTTTACTTactttgaaattgaaaaattgttgaaaaaacGGTtgccacctcttaaaactaaataatttggtaggaccacctcttaaaacaaaatattaaaaaaaaaaaaacaatttaccaACAtcttaaaaaccttttttttagcGTAAAAAATCAGACTTTTGagtgtaaaaatttaaataattgtcaAAACTTGGATTTGGGATCCATTTTGTCCAAGTTGctccaaaaaaaacacataataAAATACGTACTTAAACCAAAATCCAGAACCTTATTTTAAGCTTGAAACCACTTTTCGAAATGAAACTCAAGAAAACTACATTTAGAGAGgcaacaaataatttatttatattaaaacgcAGCTTATAACTAGCAAATAATCGAGCAAAGGCTTACGAACGAGTATTGTTGGCCTAATATCGGGGCTACAGTATAATTTCGCTAGTAAATTCATGTTCAGATGACTAACTTAGGGCTACGGAATGCGGTGTAAAACAAGTTAAATGCGCATAACAACTATCTTAGGGACTAGGAGTCGTGACTAGTGGGGCTGGTGACTAGGATTGTTGATGAGAGTGATTGCGGGGCAGGGATCTCCGGGTCTCCGTCTCAGGAATCGCCGCACATCTTGCGCAGCGAGGCGGTTAACACTCAGAAGGCGGCCAGCGATGGACTCCTGCTATTCCGCAGGGGCGTGAGAAGGGGCGTGGCGGGACTGCTGGCGCGGCTGAAGCAACTGGAGCAGCAACTGGaggcctcctccgccgcctcgCCTTCTCCGGTCGCCTTGTGATGATACGGAATGGGTCGCTTGCGAGCACTGTAAGTAGAATCCATAGATTAGTAAGAGATTTTAACTTATCTCTGAATAATAAGAAACTCAAATGAATAACTCACCAAATAACTGAAAATCGTAAGGAACTCAAAAGTTTTTGgctaaaaatcaaacaaacgaAATCCTATAAAACCAAAGGTTTATAATATAATCTGTAAAGGTGACAAAGTTTATTGGCGGCTTGGCTAAAATACGAGAAATTAGGTTGACACATAATCGGATAGGCTACAAAAACATATTAGAGATATTGTTGGATAgttaaaaaagtcaaattaTAAGTAGTTCCTGAGTGAgctgaaaaaaatcaaaaatcatttAGACAAAATCAGGAGTTACGTGTGTGTGCTGTATAAATAAAGTGTGTTTGTATAATCAATGCAACTCAAGCGGATAATGGATAATGGCAATCAACTAGCGTCTTTTGTTGCGTGGCGATCGACGGCTACGGaattaggaaaataaaatatatagaaaatcataggattaatatacaaaaataagagGTAGTCCCGGTAGAAGAGTAGTCCTGTCTAGCTACCTCGTTATGCGACGTCTGTCTAGAAAGCTGGGCGAGCCGCGACGCCTGGGGATGGAGGGTGACCGGGAGCCGGACTGTGATGATGCGGAGCCGCTGCCtccggaggaggagctgcccgAGCTGCTGTGCGAGGAGCAACTGGAGCGGGAGGAGTGCGACCCGGAGCGGGACCTCGAACTGCGCGATCCGCTGCGACTGCTGGATGAGCTGTAGCGTCTGCAAGGATAGGTAAGATCATTagtatttgtttataattcagggttcggaaattgacacacatgttacaacatgaaaaattgtattttacagtgttAGCAAAAtttttgacatgtgtgtcaaatacaaaagtgttaaaatgtgaaaaataattgttaacgcACACAGcacacttgtgttttttacactgtgtttttaagacgacgtgttttttacacactgtttttaacacaaatgaaaattacgtGCCACAGACATTAAGAGtcgaagggaaaatgaaaaaccaataTGGTTATGTTAGTTTTAACCATTTCAAAGCATATATAAATTCTTATACTCTATACTCAACATACAATTCTGGCACTTTGaagtcaaaaactcattgcgttaaaaacacgctgcgtaaaaaacacgtcgtgttgaTAACAcatcgtgtaaataacacaaatgacatgtgtgtgttatttatgtttctaacatatgtagaatacaattttttactcatgttaataacaaaagttttttaaagtgtGTGCTATTTTATAATCCCCTATAATCTTAATACTTACGATCTCGACCTGCTGTCAGAGTGATGTCGATGATGGCTTCCGCTGGTGCGCCGCTTACTGCGACTCCTGCTCCGACGCTCCCTACTCCTGCTCCTGCGGGCCGCACtctccgccgccgctgccgccgccacgGTGGCCGTGGAAACCTTGGAGACGATGGCATCCACCAGCGAGCTGTCCGCCAGCGCTGCGACCAGGGGCTGTGGATCGTGAATTTTGAAGGGTTTTATAACGATTTTCGGTTTCTGTTGATGctgatggtgatgatgatggtaGCTAATACTATTGGCGGCCACGGCAGCCGCCGCAGCTGCCGCATTGAAGCTAATGGGACCGCCGCCGGCACCCCGGACATGCGGCGGATGCCCCAACAGCGGAGCACCCTGCCCACCAACCACACCGGCTCCTGTTAAAGAAAGAAGTCCCGGATGCCGCGGATTACCATGCCCAAAGAGAGCCGAATTGTAGACGAGGCCACGGGCCAAATGGtgagcctgctgctgctgcaaactGTGCTGGTGGTTCTTGCAGATGTTGTAGTGGGTGGCGGTCAGCAGGGGACCGTGGTTGAGGCGATTGGTGGTGCGGTTGTAGGTGCCAGGCGTGCCCGCCAAAAAGGGCAGCATGCCGGGCtggttgctgttgctattCCCGCTGCTAGTGCTACTATTAAGATTCGAATGGGGGAGCCCGCCACCAGCGCATGCATGAGGATTGTTAGTACTATTGTGTCTACTGTTGGGGTTATTATTGTTCAGCGTGCGGTTGTGGAAGATGCGCTTCCCCGgcggatgttgctgctgctgctgatgatgcaTGTGCTGTGGAGGCGGCCTGTGGTGCGGGTGAATCTTATTCTGACCACCCACTGTCGGACTCTTGGCCTCGCCATTCGCCGCCACGTGGGGCGTCTTGCAAATGGGCGGTGTGCTGGCGTCCCTTTTCTTGAGCAACGGCGGCTCCTCCTCCACAGACACGGACAGCTGATCCGGCTGCTCCGGCTCCTTGCGCGGCTCCAGCGGCAGGATGACCGCCAAGGGCGGCGGGGGCGTGGTCGTTGTCAGTGGGTTGTTAATCAAAGCGGTCACATTGTTAGCCACAAGGAATTCGCTTAGCGAGTTACGTTTGGTAGCCGTCACCAGGTGGTCGCCACTGCCACTTACTTCGCTGCCCTCCTTGCTGGGGTCCTTTTCCATGATCCTGATCTTCTGCTTGGCCTTGGCCGCAATGCCCGACTTGAGCTGCTCCAGCATGCgcagctcctgctgctcctcgcgCTCCCGCCTGCTCTGCTGGAATTCCTCTAAGGCGGCGGCGGATTCTGCGCCTGTTTCGGCATCGCTGCCGTCGTCGCTTTGCGCCCGCAGGCGAACCACTGGAGCGGGTTTCGTCGCGGGGGCTTCCTTAGCCCGCTTCTTGTCCTGCACGATGATGTCCTGGTAGCGCTCTGGATGCCTCTCGGCGGGGGAGTAACGCAACTCCGAGGAACTGGAGCGAGAACGACGCCTCGCAGGCTTGGGACTCGCTTCGGCGAGCTTACTCTTTGACTTGGTTGCTGGCGGGGAGTTGGAACGCTCCCGTTTCACGCTCCTGCGGCGCTCCTTCTTGGGACTGGCCTCCTTCTTTACCTCTTTAAGCTCTGGCGTCCTGCTCCTCTTCTTTTGCTTCCTGGGCGTGGGCTTAGGCGATGGCGTCCGGGAGACAGACGAGCTGGAGCTACTGGAGCTATCGGAATCCGAGCTTGAGCTGGAAGCCGCCCTCTGTCGCTTCGTCTGCTCCAGGGCCACCATCACCGACTTTGTTCCGAGGATATCGTTCACCGTATCCTCGGCCGCCTTGAAGGGATTGAAGGCTGGTGTGGGCGCCACCTTCTTGGGCGGCGCCTCTGGGGAATGGGCTGGCGATTTGGATCGGGATTGGCGGCTTAACTTGGTGTCATCTGTTCGCTTTCTGCTCGCATTCGATGGCGATCGCTGGCGGCGGTCGTCCTTTGTCTTTTTGGGACTGCGCTCTTTGGGGGAGTTAATAGTTCGGGATTCCTTGGCTGGACGATCTTTGGAGCGCTGCCGCTCCTTTGAACGTTGCCTTTCCTTTGATCGCTGCCTCTCTTTGGAGCGTTGTCTTTCCTTTAAGCTCTGCTTATCTTTGGAGCGCTGCCTCTCCTTTGATCGTTGTCGCTCCTTTGATCTCTGCTTTTCCTTTGATCGATCTTTGGACCTATCTCGCCTTTTGTCCACCGATTGCTTCTTATCCTTGGACCTATGCCTTTCCTTGGATCTTTGTCTATCCTTGGACTTGGACCTCTGTCGTTCTTTAGATCGCTGTCTTTCCTTGGATCGTTGCTTTTCTTTAGATCTTTGTCTTTCCTTGGACTTGGAACGCTGCCTTTCCTTGGATCTCTGTCTATCCTTGGACCGCTGTCTATCCCTAGAACGCAGTCTTTCCCTCGATCTCTGCCTTTCCCTCGATCTCTGCCTTTCCTTCGATCTCTGTCTTTCCTTCGATCGCTCTCGCTGCCTTTCCGGCTCCCTACGTGGTGGGGTTACCGCCGAGCGTTCCCTCGTCTTGCGGTGTCGACTGTCTAGGGAGGATTCCTGCTGCCTGGATTTCGTATCCTTGCGACGCTCGCGGGAACGGCTGCGCATCGCATTGTCCTTTTCATCGGATTTAGAAGCCTTTGCGCCACGCGACTTGTCCGATTTGTTCTCCTTACGCGATGGAGAGCTGAAATGATAAGTTACTTTTAGATTTTTGCTGTACAAATTAAAGGACATCTTTACTTACTTTGAGCGCTCCGAATCCGTGGAGCTGGCACGTGCGCGTGACTTCTTTTTCAGCTTCTTGTCGcgttttttctgcataataAAAGAGTGTGGAGTGTTAGTGTACCGAATAGGAAGCTAGGCGCTCTTGCTAAGAGTCTAACTGTTAGCAGTAATGTTGAAAAACATCGTTCATTCTTTATGGCATGATAGACATATGAAGTTCGAGTTTGGTGCTTAAAATTTTGCAGCATTTGACTTTCGCAAGCATTCTCTCTAGGACTGGaaattattaacattattaacgtttttttctgtttttgtacAAGAGTTTCTTTCGATCGGCTATCACTTCGCACTAGGTATCACTATCATATGGTTGTTGTTTATTAGTAGCTTAAAGAAAACAGTCAAATGAAAGTACTtacaaaactacaagagaGCCATTGAAAGCTATCCTATATCAATGAAGCGCCAAGGGTTttcataaacaaaatataaatttcttttCGATTCTTGAATTTACTTAACAATTACTTGGATTgatttttgttggaaaaacaAACTACGTGTAACTGAAAATCGtttagaataattttgaaaaatgttggaaaCCAAAAGAGATTGAGGGGCCatctataatattttattttataggaactcttTAGGATCAAATATGGATAGCCCCTCTTTATAAGAATGAATTTCTCTAAGCATCTATGGGAATGAAAGAAAAGTAAACAATCGAGAGAgagaaatcataaatcatataCTAGAATGCGTTTGAAGCCTTTTTAccttttacaatatttgtgggtgatttttggtaatttttttgtttactaatTAAGTTGTATGCTTTAGTATTTATAAGGTAGAGAACGTTTTATATGCAGGATTATATAGTTCAGTACTTTTGGTTATTATTGTCAATCGTTATTTTGAATGTTTCATATTTGGTGGAAAAAGAAGTAAATAAGCAAGAGAAGAAATGGCGtatgtttaatatttggtGAACAATTGAaacaacgaaacgaaaagtcAAACGAGTTATCATCATCATATACAGGTAATAATAtcatatgtaaatatatatagagagaGAGGCAGTACTTCTATTCGGATTTTTTGGTTGGTCAGACGTAGTAATTAGTTAGTCAAAGGATGAGTCGTACAATAAAGGAATAGAAATATGCATATGTTACAATattcgtttgggtttgggttggtTGGAGGTTGGAGAAAGAGCTTCAGAGGTGGACTCTTTATTGGAGATTCGAGTTCTTGAGTCTTTGGGCCCAGAAAACATGCACATCTCTCCTCTCCTCGCACCTTTCTCCATCGCATCGCATTAGCTTAAGTGCAACGGGGGGTTTGGGGTCCTAGCCCTTGCATACCTTGTCCTTCTTGGCCTTCTTTCGGGCACTTTTCGACTCCCGACGATCCTCCTCGCTGCTCTCGTCCTCCTCGTCGCTATCCTTATCGCTATCCCGTCCACTTTCGCTGTGCTTGCGCTTGCGCGACTTTTTCTTCTTCGACTTACTGCAAGTAGAAGGTTACAGGCCAttaagaattattattattataaaatacgcATGTTTCATCTAttcaaaagtgttttttttaggTGCTTGCTACACAACACACAGATCATTGGACAACTAGAGCTCCCAAATACTGGTTAGCAGCAATGTATAAATAGGTTTACTTGTGGTTCAGTGCTTTACCTTCATCGAAAACTGCGCAAATTGCTTTGTCTTAACATTATAGAAGGTAATCATAACAATAGAAAGAAAGATGAGAAAGTAATTCGCTTTTAATTGTTGCAAAACACACAGAGAGACCTCTTAACGTTAtcgtttattttgtattgtttttaattgctaGTAGTTCTTTacttgtattttgttttgtgtttttagttTGGCAATGCAGTTTCTATGGTTTTATAGTTTGTAGAATCGAATTATTACTTACCGCCGGGCAGAGTTTTTTGGGGGAAATGTGAATATGGGCGAGAGTTGTGGGGGAAATATGTGTGAGTTTCAAGTGTAAAGTGTTGGCTAGTGGAGAACCCATACGTACTTAGATCCCTGATCACTCTACTCACTCTCGCTGCACACGGATTCAAATAAAAGATTGTCTTGGCAAGTGTTAGGATATCgaaagtatacatatattgCAGAAAGGCATTTGAAACATTTCATGTGAGTTCACTTGATTGGATTGGTTTGGTTCTTATATTGGTGTGTAGGATTAAAactaagtgtgagtcatttgTACGTGGCTTTTCGCTTCTTTTTACTTTCTTTCTCATATGAGTCCCTTTTGTGGTTTCAAATGCAATGTAAAAGAAGGAGTAGAgacgaaaaacaaaatgtattaaGCAGTTGATTGATAGTTACatagtattttcattttttcacgcTCTAAGCGCACGTGTTTACAGTTTACTATGTACGATATAAGGAAGAAACCAAAAACATGACTGTAGAGTCCAAACAAAGAGCAAAGGAAACAAACACAGAGCTACGGTTGTCGAGGGATTGAAGTTTTTCAGTTCCGGTCAGGACTCTTACCTCTCT
It contains:
- the LOC108055183 gene encoding uncharacterized protein, which gives rise to MGKHRTAQQDAIFVAFMERHPIISKNYLKGDKQAAEAAWRRLSKELNSVGPPVKEACEWKRVWKDWKSCIRKKITNNRLEDSKASGKGSLYQDTLTPLEDAVAVICDLYDMADTIVEARPSKTQSETSQGVSLRSIKTDHDDATVTDNEDYEDEEEEDCSNPIQTRSSAVKLEQRFSNYTAKTTTPKKRKLEEESPFETEQESSVPVLMDIAKELRDLNRQTRLNAQRSEANTEALLALGSQISDLMQQQLKERKRLNAIMEKFVLKMESTE